ACTTTTTTTGAGGGTGATACCATGAAGCCGAAGAAGCTAAATGCTGAGCAGCAATATCAAACAGACCTTGAATTGGTCAAGAAGAAGCCCGCAAATCGTACCGAGGCAAAAGCTCATTTGGCAGCGCAGTTACGGATTAGCAAGTACAAGGCGCAGAACTCTTCCAAAATTCGCGTTGGCAGTTTCAGGGGAAGAAAGAAGGTGCATTTCAGTAAGGCCGAAGAAGATGCCAGGGCGGCACTAAATAAAGCAAATGCCATTAGATTTTCTGAAGGGGAGGTTGAATCCGTTGATACAGATCGAATCTCTGAGAGTAATAAACGCTGGCGTGGGAGAACTGCTGACTAATGTCTGACTGGAATATTGCAGCACAATCAAAAGACAAGCAGGACAACGAGGCGCTCAGTTTTACCTACGAATACGCGTTTGCCCCGGAAAACCGCTACAAATACTAACCCGTTGCGGCGGGTTGGCGGGAGGGTAGATTATAATTAAAGCCCACCCAGATGGGCTTTTTAGCAAGGTTTATCCGAGAGCGCCGTAAAACCCCGTTCTTTTAGGTCGGGGATATAAGGCGTGCGTGCCCTTGATCTTCTAACTAACCAAGAATTCCCTTCTTTTAGGGAGGGGAGTGTCAATCAGGAATGTGTATTATAAATCCACTTATGTCCCAGGTATCCATCGGGACGTGATACCCTAATTCTTTCAAGCGATTAAATGTTGGCTGGAAAACGGATAGATAATCATCTTCGTTTAGACCCTCAAGATCTAAATCGTCGAGCTCGACACTGAAACTAGAGTGTCCTAGCTTTATTTTTTTACTTATCTCGGCGAATGTTCTCTTAAAAATGATTCTGGAAACTTCTTCTTTTGCTTTTTGTATGATAGCGACGGCCTCTTTGGCTGAAATCTGTTTATCAGCAGGGATTTCTCCTACAAAACTACCTTCTAATCTTTGAACAATCTCTGCGTTCATTGATCGGCCATTTCCCTTAGCGGCAACTTCAATTTTCTCTTTTAATTCAATTGGAAGTCTAATACGCAACTGCGGATCTTCTCTGCTCATTTTTCACGAACACCTTAGAAAGTTCACAATATGTAAATTATGCCCCACCGTGGGGTTGACAGCAATGACGCACGGTGTGACAATCAAATTGCCCCACCGTGAGGCAATTTAAGGGGGTGGAGATGGAAAAAGCAAAAGACATGTATCAACGCAAGGTTCGTTTTCCAGAGGATGTAAGGAAGGCGATTGAAAGAAATGGGGAAGAAGAGTGTCGGCAGTTCAACACGGAACTTATTTATCAATTGAGGAAAGTGTACGGACTGGTTAGAGAGAAGAATGCTAGGACATAAAAATGGCGAAGCCCAGCAGTGCGCTAACACTAACCGGGCCTCTATCGAAGATAACCGCAAAGGAAATATCGACATGCCTAATTTAGCAATAAAACCTACTGAATGCACTATCAACGTCCCGTTTTACGGTTCTGAGCTTTATGTGGTTAACCATAACGACGAGCCGTACACCCCAATGAAACCGATCGTTGAGGGTATGGGCATGGATTGGAAAAGCCAATTCATCAAATTAAAACAGAGATTTAAAACCTGCGTGGTGGATATCACCATTCAGCTACCCGGGGATAACCAACGGCGTAGTGTTATCTGCCTCGCCTTGCGTAAGTTGTCCGCATGGCTAAACACAATCAGCCCAAACAAGGTTCGTCCAGAAATCTGCGAGCGCGTTATTCGTTATCAGGAAGAGTGTGACGATGTGCTCTATGAATACTGGACTAAGAGGCAGGTAATTAACCCGCGCAAATCGGAAACGAACGTTGACGATCGTACTCCATTGCGCGGCCTGGTAAACCGCATCATGGGTAAAACCGGTATTCACTATCAGACCCTTTACAAAATGATCCACCGAGAGTTTGGCGTGAATCATATTGATGAATTGACAGGGAAACTGATTGCTGAGGCGATGGAATACCTTGCGGGGAAAGTTCTGGAAGGTGAGTTATTACCAAAAGACCAAGGCAGATCCAC
The Salmonella bongori NCTC 12419 DNA segment above includes these coding regions:
- a CDS encoding phage antirepressor N-terminal domain-containing protein — translated: MPNLAIKPTECTINVPFYGSELYVVNHNDEPYTPMKPIVEGMGMDWKSQFIKLKQRFKTCVVDITIQLPGDNQRRSVICLALRKLSAWLNTISPNKVRPEICERVIRYQEECDDVLYEYWTKRQVINPRKSETNVDDRTPLRGLVNRIMGKTGIHYQTLYKMIHREFGVNHIDELTGKLIAEAMEYLAGKVLEGELLPKDQGRSTLSSAIPKHGPGRVLLNLNENGQVKDTYPLTEDQVVMSFDAFVSYFRKKGWVVAPRDEVAKGIMGAIQVLS
- a CDS encoding Arc family DNA-binding protein: MSREDPQLRIRLPIELKEKIEVAAKGNGRSMNAEIVQRLEGSFVGEIPADKQISAKEAVAIIQKAKEEVSRIIFKRTFAEISKKIKLGHSSFSVELDDLDLEGLNEDDYLSVFQPTFNRLKELGYHVPMDTWDISGFIIHIPD